One stretch of Rattus norvegicus strain BN/NHsdMcwi chromosome 12, GRCr8, whole genome shotgun sequence DNA includes these proteins:
- the Stx2 gene encoding syntaxin-2 isoform X5 translates to MISHLSILLQCFAIGCHRLCLLPDGTQGEMVNNIERNVVNSVDYVEHAKEETKKAIKYQSKARRKKWIIAAVVVAVIAVLALIIGLSVGK, encoded by the exons atgATAAGTCACCTGTCCATCCTTCTCCAATGCTTTGCTATTGGCTGCCACAGACTCTGTCTCCTCCCGGACGGGACCCAG GGTGAAATGGTCAACAACATTGAGAGAAACGTGGTGAACTCCGTAGATTACGTGGAGCACGCCAAGGAAGAGACTAAGAAAGCCATCAAATACCAGAGCAAGGCCAGACGG AAAAAGTGGATAATTGCTGCTGTGGTGGTGGCTGTCATTGCTGTCCTGGCTCTAATCATTGGCTTGTCGGTTGGCAAATGA